The following proteins are encoded in a genomic region of Thiomicrospira sp. R3:
- the rpoH gene encoding RNA polymerase sigma factor RpoH — MSSTALSIQQLTPGQNLESYLRTVRTLPQLNAEEEMALAERLYYHQDLEAARQLILASLRYVVPVARSFNGYGLPLSDLIQEGNIGLMKAVKRFNPNENVRLMTFAVHWIRAEINEFVIKNWRIVKTATTKAQRKLFFKLRGAKSSLAWFSDKDADRVAEELGVTRADVLEMDSRLYGKDIQVDMTADEEDERGYSSPILISHELDPETHWVRETEDQRQTDLMQAALKKLDERSLDIIRSRWLGEEKLGLKELSEKYGVSMERIRQIEQQAMKKLKATLSEELQFSP; from the coding sequence ATGTCATCTACAGCGCTTAGCATTCAACAGCTCACGCCAGGCCAAAACCTAGAGAGCTATTTACGCACTGTTCGCACGCTTCCTCAGCTTAATGCCGAGGAAGAGATGGCACTTGCAGAGCGTCTCTATTACCATCAAGACCTTGAAGCTGCGCGTCAGCTCATTCTTGCTTCCTTACGTTATGTGGTGCCGGTGGCACGCAGCTTTAACGGCTATGGCCTACCCTTAAGTGACCTTATTCAAGAAGGCAATATCGGTTTAATGAAAGCGGTAAAGCGCTTTAACCCAAATGAAAACGTACGCCTTATGACGTTTGCCGTGCATTGGATTCGGGCTGAAATTAATGAGTTTGTCATTAAAAACTGGCGTATTGTTAAAACCGCTACCACTAAAGCACAGCGCAAATTGTTTTTTAAACTTCGCGGCGCTAAAAGCTCACTGGCTTGGTTTAGCGACAAGGATGCTGATCGTGTTGCCGAGGAGTTGGGCGTAACCCGCGCTGATGTATTAGAAATGGACAGCCGATTATATGGCAAAGACATTCAAGTAGACATGACAGCAGACGAAGAGGATGAGCGAGGATATAGCTCACCGATTCTAATTAGCCACGAATTGGACCCTGAAACCCATTGGGTACGTGAAACCGAAGATCAACGTCAAACTGACCTTATGCAGGCGGCGTTAAAAAAGCTGGATGAGCGCAGCTTAGATATTATTCGCTCACGCTGGTTAGGCGAAGAAAAGCTGGGTTTAAAAGAACTGTCTGAAAAATACGGTGTTTCAATGGAACGCATTCGCCAAATAGAACAGCAAGCGATGAAAAAATTAAAAGCTACACTGAGCGAAGAACTACAATTCTCCCCATAA
- the gorA gene encoding glutathione-disulfide reductase gives MNYDYDLIAIGAGSGGLSVVERAAEYGKKCAVVEAKKIGGTCVNIGCVPKKVMWFGAHIAEALRDAPDFGFDVDVKSFSWNKLVKQREQYITNINTWYTGYMQDKGVDVLEGWGRFVDAHTVEVNGKHYSAETIVIAPGGTPLIPQETEGGELGITSDGFFALTEQPKKVAVIGSGYIAVELAGVFQALGTEVSLLSRKDLVLRGFDDMIRENLTDAMITSGIHKEYHFKVARLSKAEDGSIAVESEDGQHLEGFDQVVWAVGRTTLIEPLELEKVGIRANGRGYIDVDDEHRTNVANIFAIGDVTGQPQLTPVAIRAGRFLAERLYNNKPHLKLDLHAVPTVIFSHPPVGTVGLAEHDARLKYGHNNVKVYTSVFTPMRYAFTEHQIKTALKLVVTGEEERVVGIHIVGDGADEMLQGFAVAVQMGATKADLDATIAIHPSSSEELVTMR, from the coding sequence ATGAACTATGATTATGATTTAATCGCAATCGGTGCGGGTAGTGGTGGGTTGTCAGTGGTTGAACGCGCTGCAGAATACGGCAAAAAATGCGCCGTAGTCGAGGCTAAAAAAATCGGCGGAACCTGTGTGAACATCGGCTGTGTACCGAAAAAGGTCATGTGGTTTGGGGCGCACATTGCCGAAGCCTTGCGTGATGCACCGGATTTTGGTTTTGATGTGGATGTCAAAAGCTTTTCATGGAATAAGTTAGTTAAACAACGTGAGCAGTACATTACCAATATCAACACCTGGTACACAGGGTATATGCAAGACAAGGGTGTGGATGTGCTTGAAGGTTGGGGCCGTTTTGTTGATGCGCATACCGTCGAAGTCAATGGCAAACACTATAGCGCAGAAACCATAGTGATTGCACCGGGCGGCACACCTTTAATCCCGCAAGAAACCGAAGGCGGTGAGTTGGGGATTACATCGGATGGCTTTTTTGCCTTAACCGAGCAGCCGAAAAAAGTAGCGGTGATTGGCAGTGGTTATATCGCGGTTGAATTGGCGGGCGTGTTCCAAGCTTTGGGCACCGAGGTGAGTTTATTAAGTCGTAAGGATTTGGTTTTGCGTGGTTTTGATGACATGATCCGCGAAAACCTAACCGATGCGATGATTACCAGCGGTATCCATAAAGAGTATCATTTTAAAGTGGCACGTTTATCTAAAGCCGAGGATGGCTCGATCGCGGTTGAAAGCGAAGATGGTCAGCACTTAGAAGGGTTTGATCAAGTTGTTTGGGCGGTGGGACGTACAACCTTGATTGAACCGTTAGAGCTTGAAAAGGTCGGGATTAGGGCTAATGGTCGTGGGTATATTGATGTGGATGATGAACACAGAACCAATGTGGCGAATATTTTTGCGATCGGTGATGTCACCGGTCAGCCGCAATTAACGCCGGTAGCGATTCGTGCCGGTCGTTTTTTGGCTGAACGTTTATACAACAATAAACCGCACTTGAAGTTAGACTTGCATGCCGTACCCACAGTGATTTTCTCGCATCCTCCGGTCGGCACGGTCGGTTTGGCGGAACACGATGCACGCTTAAAATACGGCCATAACAATGTAAAGGTTTACACCTCGGTGTTTACCCCCATGCGCTATGCCTTTACCGAGCATCAAATCAAAACCGCTTTGAAATTGGTGGTGACCGGTGAAGAAGAGCGCGTTGTGGGTATTCATATAGTTGGCGATGGTGCTGATGAAATGTTACAAGGTTTTGCGGTGGCGGTGCAGATGGGCGCAACCAAAGCCGATTTGGACGCGACGATTGCCATTCACCCGTCTTCTTCAGAAGAATTAGTGACCATGCGTTAA
- a CDS encoding DsrE family protein, translating into MRIFQIWLISLAVFLGLGHSAHAQTLKPVKEIQGASQDRFPGDPASHKVVYMFNQADNDYQTSILNSIQAMLRVYEDDVEIAVVVIGPGIHVLANKPQREVDSLIYDRVESFALDYNVRWIACGSTMNTLGWQHEDIRPFAEYVEVGASALMELQSNGFAFIAW; encoded by the coding sequence ATGCGCATTTTTCAAATTTGGCTAATCAGCTTAGCCGTATTTTTGGGACTAGGCCACTCAGCTCACGCCCAAACGCTCAAACCGGTTAAAGAGATTCAAGGCGCTAGCCAAGACCGTTTTCCCGGTGATCCCGCCAGCCATAAAGTGGTTTATATGTTTAACCAGGCAGATAACGACTACCAAACCAGTATCTTAAACTCAATTCAAGCCATGCTAAGAGTGTACGAAGATGATGTAGAAATTGCGGTAGTAGTGATTGGCCCCGGTATTCATGTATTAGCCAATAAACCGCAACGTGAAGTCGATTCGCTTATTTATGATCGTGTTGAAAGCTTCGCACTTGATTACAATGTCCGCTGGATTGCCTGCGGAAGCACCATGAACACCCTTGGCTGGCAACATGAAGATATCCGCCCCTTCGCAGAATATGTCGAAGTAGGCGCTTCAGCGCTGATGGAACTACAATCAAATGGCTTTGCTTTTATCGCTTGGTAA
- the bioC gene encoding malonyl-ACP O-methyltransferase BioC: MEKTNPPLMMNLSVVRHHFTKAAAQYDEAAVLQKLTAEELDQRLDLIKLDVRRVVDLGAGTGFLTEKLWERYPQALVSAVDLSHAMLSRARFRCKQKRDHQAWWSRWLSPSAKVCFIQANAYSLPFADASQDLVVTNFMLQWCDDLDAVLTQIRRVLRPEGLLMLSSLGPDTLKELRKAWVAVEGEAGHSRLSPFVDMHDLGDALVRAGFGQPVMDVERYTLTYAKPIDVIRDLKAIGATNAQQQRSRFLTGKNKFNRMLGEYEQSRKEGKIPATFEVVHGHAWAAQEVFKGPSRDKKGVVNITLDELQNQLKSRS, from the coding sequence ATGGAAAAAACTAATCCACCGCTTATGATGAACCTTTCAGTTGTAAGACACCACTTTACTAAAGCCGCTGCACAGTATGATGAAGCGGCGGTTTTGCAGAAGTTAACGGCCGAAGAATTAGATCAACGATTAGATTTAATTAAGCTCGATGTTCGGCGAGTTGTCGATTTGGGCGCAGGTACAGGGTTTTTAACCGAAAAACTTTGGGAGCGTTATCCACAAGCCTTAGTGAGCGCGGTGGATTTGTCTCATGCTATGTTGTCGAGAGCTCGGTTTCGATGTAAACAGAAGCGCGACCACCAGGCCTGGTGGTCACGCTGGCTAAGCCCTTCCGCCAAGGTGTGCTTTATTCAGGCTAATGCCTATAGTTTGCCGTTTGCTGATGCGAGTCAGGACTTGGTCGTAACGAATTTTATGTTGCAATGGTGTGATGACTTAGATGCGGTCTTAACGCAGATTCGACGAGTTTTAAGGCCAGAAGGTTTGTTAATGCTGAGTTCCTTGGGGCCGGATACCTTAAAAGAATTGCGTAAGGCTTGGGTGGCGGTTGAAGGTGAAGCAGGCCATTCTCGGCTAAGCCCGTTTGTGGATATGCATGACTTAGGTGATGCGTTGGTACGAGCTGGTTTTGGTCAGCCTGTGATGGATGTTGAGCGTTATACCCTAACCTACGCCAAGCCGATTGATGTTATTCGTGATTTAAAAGCTATTGGTGCAACCAATGCCCAGCAACAGCGTTCTCGTTTTTTAACAGGAAAAAATAAGTTTAATCGAATGCTTGGTGAGTATGAGCAGAGTCGAAAAGAGGGTAAAATTCCTGCAACCTTTGAAGTGGTTCATGGCCATGCATGGGCTGCTCAAGAGGTGTTTAAAGGGCCGAGTCGTGATAAAAAAGGGGTGGTAAATATTACGCTAGATGAGCTTCAAAATCAATTAAAATCAAGGAGTTAA
- the gmk gene encoding guanylate kinase, which translates to MQGKLYIISAPSGAGKTSLVAKLLQNDPIIRVSISTTTRDQRPGEQNGVNYFFVSQDTFQAKIEANDFLEHAKVFNNYYGTSKHSVIQQLNAGQDVILEIDWQGAQQVRKVFPNASSIFILPPSREELQRRLTGRGTDSEEVINYRMSQAVTEMSHYAEFDYLVINDDFDTAIHQLHSIFVANRLKTDFQGTRHSNLINQLIAG; encoded by the coding sequence ATGCAAGGCAAACTCTATATTATTTCTGCTCCGTCTGGCGCGGGCAAAACCTCTTTGGTCGCAAAACTATTGCAAAACGACCCCATTATCCGTGTCTCGATCTCCACCACCACCCGCGACCAACGCCCGGGGGAACAAAACGGCGTGAATTATTTTTTTGTTAGCCAAGACACGTTTCAAGCCAAAATAGAAGCGAATGATTTTTTGGAGCATGCCAAGGTGTTCAATAACTATTACGGCACCAGCAAGCATAGCGTGATCCAACAGCTGAATGCGGGACAAGATGTGATTTTAGAAATTGACTGGCAAGGCGCGCAACAGGTACGCAAAGTATTTCCTAACGCCAGCAGTATTTTCATACTACCGCCATCGCGAGAAGAGTTACAACGTCGCCTAACCGGCAGAGGCACCGACTCCGAAGAAGTGATTAATTACCGCATGAGCCAAGCGGTTACAGAAATGTCGCATTATGCAGAGTTTGATTATCTGGTGATCAACGATGACTTTGATACCGCGATTCATCAGCTACACAGCATATTTGTTGCGAACAGATTAAAAACCGACTTCCAAGGCACAAGACACAGCAACCTAATAAACCAATTGATTGCGGGTTAA
- a CDS encoding zinc metallopeptidase yields MGFIIIGVVLLAIISFVPQWWTQWILKKHSQPHPNLPGSGAEFAEHLLKKYHLNDVRLEEIAQGSATGDHYDPIDKVVRLSSANYHSNSLTAIVTTAHEIGHAIQHQQQYEPLLTRTEMVERSLWLQKFSGMALLATPILIPLLHTPMIGLITFGAGFIAMGIPVLIHLSTLPVELDASYKRALPLLEQGAYLDKKDMRRARHILTACAFTYVSASLASLFNLWRWFSGWRR; encoded by the coding sequence ATGGGGTTTATAATTATTGGCGTTGTGCTACTCGCCATTATCAGCTTTGTACCACAATGGTGGACCCAATGGATATTAAAAAAACATAGCCAACCCCACCCAAACTTACCCGGAAGCGGCGCCGAGTTTGCTGAACATCTACTCAAAAAATACCACCTTAATGATGTGAGGCTAGAAGAAATTGCTCAGGGTTCCGCCACCGGCGATCACTACGACCCAATTGACAAGGTGGTACGCTTATCCAGCGCTAACTATCACAGTAACTCGCTTACGGCCATCGTGACCACCGCACATGAAATCGGTCATGCCATCCAACACCAACAACAGTACGAACCGCTATTAACTCGAACGGAAATGGTCGAACGATCACTGTGGTTACAAAAATTCAGCGGTATGGCTTTGCTTGCTACCCCCATTCTTATCCCGTTACTTCATACACCCATGATTGGCCTTATTACCTTTGGCGCGGGTTTTATTGCAATGGGTATTCCGGTTTTGATTCATCTCTCTACCCTACCTGTTGAGCTCGATGCCAGTTATAAACGCGCACTACCCTTGCTAGAACAGGGCGCATATCTTGATAAAAAAGATATGCGCCGCGCCCGCCATATTCTAACCGCCTGTGCCTTCACCTATGTCAGCGCTAGCTTAGCCAGCCTATTTAACTTATGGCGATGGTTTAGCGGGTGGCGTCGTTAA
- the bioF gene encoding 8-amino-7-oxononanoate synthase, translating to MKPSIASRFQARLDARRAQSLYRQRPLALSPQQPLMQINGRAMVNFCSNDYLGLASDPAIKAAVCADSSAGWGAGAAHLVTGHHLHHHLLEDELADWLDVERCLLFSTGYMANLAVQQTLMQKGDLILADKLNHASLIDGALASGADFKRYPHCDYAALGRRLAVSEQTTLVVSDSVFSMDGDLADLSQLNALATEHQAWLFVDDAHGLGVLGEQGRGSFSHFNLPIKGDRILVGTFGKAFGTSGAFVAGSNVLIESLIQFARPFIYTTAMSPLNALATREALKRVQEANDLRGLLRANILRFRQGAQQMGLNLLDSSSPIQPVMLYDAKTALAWSEALQQKGFWVAAIRYPTVAKNQARLRITLSAAHTDNQINDLLQELQQLIIGV from the coding sequence ATGAAACCCTCGATTGCCTCGCGTTTTCAAGCTCGGCTTGATGCGCGTCGAGCGCAATCACTTTATCGCCAGCGGCCTCTGGCGCTTTCCCCCCAACAGCCTCTAATGCAAATTAACGGTCGCGCGATGGTTAATTTCTGTTCCAATGATTATCTAGGTTTGGCTTCAGATCCAGCGATTAAGGCAGCGGTCTGCGCGGACTCCAGCGCGGGTTGGGGGGCGGGTGCGGCCCATCTGGTCACCGGGCATCATCTTCACCACCATTTACTCGAAGACGAATTAGCGGATTGGCTAGACGTTGAGCGTTGTCTGCTATTTTCTACCGGTTATATGGCGAATCTTGCTGTGCAGCAAACCCTCATGCAAAAAGGCGATTTGATTTTAGCGGATAAGTTAAACCATGCATCGTTAATTGATGGTGCCCTAGCATCGGGCGCTGATTTTAAGCGTTATCCACATTGTGATTATGCTGCTTTAGGTCGTCGCTTAGCCGTTAGCGAGCAAACGACCTTGGTGGTCAGTGATAGTGTGTTTAGTATGGATGGTGATTTGGCCGATCTTAGCCAACTGAATGCCTTGGCAACCGAGCACCAGGCCTGGTTGTTTGTTGATGATGCGCATGGTTTAGGGGTTTTGGGTGAGCAGGGACGGGGTAGCTTTAGTCATTTTAACCTACCGATTAAGGGTGATCGTATTTTAGTGGGCACATTTGGCAAAGCCTTTGGCACCAGTGGTGCGTTTGTTGCTGGCTCTAACGTGTTGATCGAAAGTTTAATCCAGTTTGCACGCCCGTTTATTTACACCACCGCCATGTCTCCCCTCAATGCGTTAGCTACCCGTGAGGCATTAAAACGTGTGCAAGAGGCGAATGATTTGCGCGGGCTGTTGCGGGCGAATATTTTGCGTTTTCGCCAAGGCGCGCAGCAGATGGGTTTGAACCTGCTGGATTCATCCAGTCCGATTCAGCCGGTGATGTTATATGATGCAAAAACCGCGCTAGCATGGAGCGAAGCGTTACAGCAAAAGGGATTTTGGGTGGCGGCTATTCGTTATCCTACTGTGGCGAAAAACCAAGCGCGTTTGCGTATTACGTTAAGCGCAGCGCACACGGATAACCAAATAAATGATCTATTACAAGAATTGCAGCAGTTAATAATTGGTGTCTAG
- the aroK gene encoding shikimate kinase AroK — MQKQNIFLIGPMGAGKSTVGRFLAQRLGYSFLDSDHEIEARTGVTIPMIFDIEGETGFRDREVLAIDELTQQSNLVLATGGGAVLREENRRALRSRGYVVYLRASVESLIQRTKNDRNRPLLQADNPEQVIRDLLETRDPIYMELADLVVETQQVSVYRVVKYIHEILESKGVV, encoded by the coding sequence ATGCAAAAACAAAATATATTTTTAATAGGCCCAATGGGCGCGGGTAAGTCAACGGTGGGTCGATTTTTGGCGCAGCGTTTAGGCTATAGTTTCCTGGACAGTGATCATGAAATCGAAGCGCGAACCGGTGTCACTATTCCGATGATTTTTGATATTGAGGGCGAAACCGGGTTTCGTGATCGCGAGGTGTTAGCGATTGACGAACTCACCCAGCAGTCTAATCTCGTGTTAGCGACCGGCGGAGGGGCGGTTCTGCGTGAAGAAAATCGCCGTGCTTTGCGCTCCCGTGGTTATGTGGTTTATTTACGCGCCAGTGTGGAGTCGTTGATTCAACGCACTAAAAACGACCGCAATCGCCCGTTATTACAAGCGGATAACCCCGAGCAGGTGATTCGTGATTTGTTGGAAACCCGTGATCCTATCTATATGGAGCTCGCTGACTTGGTGGTGGAAACTCAGCAGGTGTCGGTTTATCGGGTTGTTAAATATATCCATGAAATTCTCGAGTCGAAGGGCGTAGTTTAG
- the bioH gene encoding pimeloyl-ACP methyl ester esterase BioH, protein MSKTNRPLYTEQFGQGESLTLIHGWGAQSAVWRDWAKEYLAHDFKVTLIDLPGFGESAALKTRPDEQLNQAWLNELNQAMPEQTHLLGWSLGGLMAQQLALCYPDKITSLICLASTPRFVQADDWHYGVSVPLMSDFIKTVGLDSAALLKHFWTLQLQGGDGARQLIKHFLSQMENRQLPSLAGLQQGLNLLRDIDMRDKLAQLKSPTLWVLGENDPLIPLAMTKLLLSCQPNAQVAVIEGAAHVPFFSHPDQTADAILSFLKANHGKN, encoded by the coding sequence GTGAGCAAAACAAATCGACCACTTTATACTGAGCAGTTTGGTCAAGGTGAATCTTTAACGCTTATACATGGTTGGGGGGCACAGAGTGCGGTCTGGCGTGATTGGGCTAAAGAATATTTAGCGCATGACTTTAAGGTCACGTTAATCGATTTGCCTGGTTTTGGTGAAAGTGCAGCTTTAAAAACCAGACCTGATGAGCAACTCAACCAGGCCTGGTTAAATGAATTAAACCAAGCTATGCCTGAACAGACGCATTTATTAGGCTGGTCGCTGGGTGGCTTAATGGCGCAGCAATTGGCTTTGTGTTACCCAGATAAGATTACATCGTTAATTTGTCTTGCGTCAACGCCTCGATTTGTGCAGGCAGATGATTGGCACTATGGGGTTTCCGTCCCGCTGATGTCAGATTTTATTAAGACGGTCGGTCTGGATAGTGCTGCGCTGCTTAAGCATTTTTGGACGTTGCAATTGCAAGGCGGTGATGGTGCTCGCCAGTTAATAAAACATTTTCTATCGCAGATGGAAAATCGTCAATTGCCTAGCCTTGCAGGTTTGCAGCAGGGTCTAAATCTGTTGCGTGATATAGACATGCGCGATAAGTTAGCACAATTAAAGTCGCCGACTTTATGGGTTTTAGGTGAAAATGATCCGTTAATTCCTTTGGCGATGACAAAGTTATTGTTAAGCTGTCAGCCTAATGCACAGGTTGCTGTAATCGAGGGTGCGGCGCATGTTCCGTTTTTCTCTCATCCCGATCAGACGGCTGATGCGATCTTGAGCTTTTTAAAAGCCAACCATGGAAAAAACTAA
- the aroB gene encoding 3-dehydroquinate synthase: MITLNVDLADRSYPIFIGQDLLSQAELVKPFVKGSQVMIVTNTTVAPLYLEVCKALFSDFKLDWVILPDGEQYKSLEVLNKVFDKLIGAYFDRKSTLVALGGGVIGDMTGFAAAAYQRGVAFIQIPTTLLSQVDSSVGGKTGVNHPQGKNMIGAFHQPQAVVIDTNTLNTLDDRQLSAGLAEVIKYGLIRDLAFLEWLESNLEGLLARDPVLLAQAIERSCQNKADIVAADETEQGQRALLNLGHTFGHAIEAGMGYGSWLHGEAISAGMMQAAYMSQLLGDLSEQDVARIAQLFSRARLPVYPPNALSNQDFMRYMAGDKKVQAGVVRLVLLKSMGRAYISGDYAAQVLDKTLTQWRSH; the protein is encoded by the coding sequence TTGATTACTCTGAATGTTGATTTAGCCGACCGCAGTTACCCTATTTTTATCGGCCAAGACCTTTTAAGCCAAGCTGAATTGGTTAAGCCTTTTGTTAAAGGTTCACAGGTGATGATTGTGACCAACACAACGGTAGCGCCTCTTTATCTGGAGGTTTGTAAAGCCTTGTTTAGCGATTTTAAGTTGGATTGGGTTATTTTGCCCGATGGCGAACAGTATAAAAGCCTTGAAGTGTTAAATAAGGTTTTTGATAAACTGATTGGCGCGTATTTTGATCGCAAATCGACCCTGGTGGCATTAGGCGGCGGGGTGATTGGTGATATGACCGGTTTTGCCGCAGCGGCTTACCAGCGTGGGGTGGCGTTTATTCAAATTCCTACTACCTTGTTATCCCAGGTTGATTCATCGGTCGGCGGCAAAACCGGGGTCAACCATCCTCAGGGTAAAAACATGATTGGTGCTTTTCATCAGCCTCAAGCAGTGGTGATTGATACTAATACGCTCAATACCTTGGATGATCGTCAGTTATCAGCAGGTCTGGCTGAAGTGATTAAGTATGGTTTAATCCGTGATCTTGCGTTTTTGGAGTGGTTGGAAAGTAACCTTGAGGGCTTGTTGGCGCGTGATCCGGTTTTATTGGCGCAGGCGATTGAGCGTTCGTGTCAAAACAAGGCGGATATTGTCGCGGCAGACGAAACCGAGCAGGGGCAGCGTGCGTTATTAAACCTAGGCCATACTTTTGGCCATGCGATTGAAGCAGGCATGGGTTATGGCAGTTGGTTGCATGGCGAAGCGATCAGTGCGGGTATGATGCAAGCGGCCTATATGTCGCAGCTATTAGGCGATCTCAGTGAGCAGGATGTGGCACGAATTGCGCAGTTATTTAGCCGCGCTAGACTGCCTGTTTACCCGCCTAACGCACTGTCTAATCAAGATTTTATGCGCTATATGGCGGGCGATAAAAAAGTCCAGGCGGGGGTGGTGCGTTTGGTATTGCTTAAATCGATGGGTCGGGCTTATATCAGTGGCGATTATGCCGCCCAGGTGCTAGACAAAACCCTTACGCAATGGCGCAGCCATTAG
- a CDS encoding SirB2 family protein — translation MVVGLITLHKVAVLLSIIGFFGRGIGHIFQQNWVSKKPVKILPHIVDTLLIVSAVAVVVMTGFSFSDPWILAKVLGLIVYIGLGLMAFRFAKTRGAKALYWVLALGVLFYLVAVAVHKQAWPF, via the coding sequence ATGGTTGTGGGTTTAATTACGCTTCATAAGGTGGCCGTGCTACTGAGTATTATCGGTTTTTTTGGACGGGGTATTGGGCATATATTTCAACAGAATTGGGTGAGCAAAAAGCCGGTTAAAATCCTACCGCATATTGTGGATACCTTATTGATTGTATCTGCCGTTGCGGTTGTGGTGATGACCGGGTTTAGTTTTTCTGATCCTTGGATACTAGCAAAAGTATTGGGACTGATTGTTTATATTGGATTAGGTCTTATGGCGTTTCGGTTTGCTAAAACGCGGGGGGCTAAAGCGCTTTATTGGGTTTTAGCGCTCGGTGTTTTGTTTTATCTTGTTGCGGTCGCGGTCCACAAGCAGGCCTGGCCGTTTTAA
- a CDS encoding cold shock domain-containing protein — MSDLVTGTVKWFNDEKGFGFLAQENGPDVFVHFRAINGTGRRTLAEGQAVTFNITEGDKGLQAENVNAL, encoded by the coding sequence ATGTCAGATTTAGTTACAGGCACCGTTAAATGGTTTAACGATGAAAAAGGTTTCGGTTTTTTAGCACAAGAAAATGGTCCAGATGTATTCGTACACTTCCGCGCCATCAACGGTACTGGCCGTAGAACCTTAGCTGAAGGTCAAGCAGTGACTTTCAACATCACTGAAGGTGATAAGGGCTTACAAGCGGAAAACGTTAACGCTCTTTAA
- a CDS encoding porin: MKKNILAMGIAAAIAAPVAMAEAPTLYGQMNLGVTKVTNEGTNVIHRNSRLGIKGAKDLGNGLTAVYQLEGTVGHNEDYDAKLFNRNTFAGLAGGFGTVVMGRHDTPLRMIQPTDGFNDNVYLGNNTGRFNGFGGLDGGEHRLENVIAYISPSFSGVQLAIAGTSTAVKEADQALNNGISASVAYGSKRQGLYAAAALTRVDKDHSLVDNKLDVQRVTIQFAEAGLVVSGMYNTTKKGGNKTGNSLTFGVSQAVGDFTPRAKISRVSYEDASNSTNAAVGLDYALGKGTSLVAEVGRLDKNNQKGNKDAYSAGKATQAVYLGMNLSF; the protein is encoded by the coding sequence ATGAAAAAAAATATTCTAGCTATGGGTATCGCAGCAGCAATCGCAGCACCAGTGGCAATGGCAGAAGCGCCAACTCTATACGGTCAAATGAACCTAGGTGTTACTAAAGTAACTAACGAAGGTACTAACGTTATTCACCGTAATTCACGTTTAGGTATCAAAGGTGCTAAAGACTTGGGTAACGGCTTAACTGCTGTTTACCAATTAGAAGGGACTGTTGGTCATAACGAGGATTATGATGCTAAATTATTTAATCGTAATACCTTCGCTGGTTTAGCGGGTGGTTTCGGTACGGTAGTAATGGGTCGTCATGACACGCCATTACGCATGATTCAGCCTACGGACGGTTTTAACGATAACGTCTACCTAGGTAACAACACAGGTAGATTCAATGGTTTTGGTGGTTTAGATGGTGGTGAGCACCGTCTGGAAAACGTAATTGCTTATATTTCTCCTAGCTTCAGTGGTGTTCAACTTGCGATCGCTGGAACTTCTACTGCTGTCAAAGAAGCAGACCAAGCATTGAATAATGGCATTTCTGCTTCGGTAGCTTACGGTTCTAAGCGTCAAGGTTTATACGCTGCTGCAGCTTTAACTCGTGTTGATAAAGATCACTCTCTTGTTGATAATAAATTAGATGTTCAGCGTGTAACTATTCAGTTCGCTGAAGCTGGTCTTGTTGTTTCTGGTATGTATAATACTACTAAAAAGGGTGGCAATAAAACTGGTAACAGTTTGACATTTGGTGTTTCTCAGGCAGTGGGTGACTTCACTCCACGTGCTAAAATTTCTCGTGTATCTTATGAAGATGCTTCAAACTCTACTAACGCTGCAGTTGGTTTAGATTATGCATTGGGCAAAGGCACATCTTTAGTTGCTGAAGTGGGTCGTTTAGACAAAAACAACCAGAAAGGTAATAAAGACGCTTATAGCGCTGGTAAAGCGACACAAGCTGTATATCTAGGTATGAACCTAAGCTTCTAA